The Gilliamella apicola genome window below encodes:
- a CDS encoding RHS repeat-associated core domain-containing protein, giving the protein MHYNTFKYYNPDIGRFTQPDLIELLGGLYPYVPNPLSWIDPLGLVLTCVDFTRSTDLFPGKGNQ; this is encoded by the coding sequence ATGCATTACAATACTTTTAAGTACTACAATCCGGATATAGGCCGATTTACCCAGCCAGACCTGATAGAGCTACTTGGTGGTTTATATCCATATGTGCCAAATCCGTTAAGTTGGATTGATCCGCTAGGATTAGTTCTTACCTGTGTTGATTTTACGAGAAGTACTGATTTATTCCCAGGTAAAGGTAATCAGTAA
- a CDS encoding SMI1/KNR4 family protein: protein MDNPCKDCEKNIVLSDIKSVEKVLSYCFPEEFILHYLSFNGGIPSRAWWESNDDFEPLEIAFLKPFKYNKSTNDDPKSLIDGCYHEMITKNVIPINIIPFGNDWGGNYFCLDKNDGSVIFYATDSFDPNLSMDKNHVLVQKKLASSFKEFMDKLVTEEDLD from the coding sequence ATGGATAATCCGTGCAAAGATTGCGAAAAAAATATTGTTCTTTCAGATATTAAATCTGTAGAGAAAGTTTTATCATATTGTTTTCCTGAGGAATTTATATTACATTATCTGTCCTTTAATGGTGGGATACCGTCCAGAGCTTGGTGGGAAAGCAATGATGATTTTGAACCATTAGAAATTGCTTTTTTGAAACCATTTAAATATAACAAATCAACTAATGATGACCCGAAATCTTTAATTGATGGTTGTTATCATGAGATGATCACAAAGAACGTGATTCCGATAAATATCATACCTTTTGGAAATGATTGGGGTGGTAATTATTTTTGTTTAGATAAGAATGATGGTAGTGTGATCTTTTATGCAACAGATTCATTTGATCCAAATCTTTCTATGGATAAAAATCATGTGTTAGTACAGAAAAAACTAGCTTCTTCCTTCAAAGAGTTTATGGACAAATTAGTTACCGAAGAGGATTTGGATTAG
- a CDS encoding IS3 family transposase (programmed frameshift), whose translation MKKLSEHQIVSILKEAEVGIPIKELCRKYGMAVSTFYKWRDKYGGMQSSDIKRLKQLEAENRKLKQMYAELSLTSQLQQEIIKKLLVPTAVRKSWAQTLQSQYCITIKMSCTIVNLSRCAYYYQPKSADDTMIISLLKSITDKHLRWGFPKCFHRIRKLGYTWNHKRIYRVYCQLKLNIRSKRNKRLPQRYPEPLSVPSRLGECWSMDFMSDSSQNHRRFRTFNVIDDFNREALGIDIAVSLSAGRITRYLDRLAQYHGYPLKIRVDNGTEFTSNRFTSWAKSHGITLDYIKPGSPYQNGYIERFNRTYRTEVLDLYLFKNLEQVRKITEEWLEMYNTERPHEALNNMTPIEYRNMKQIA comes from the exons ATGAAAAAATTATCGGAACACCAAATTGTCTCCATTTTAAAAGAAGCTGAAGTTGGTATCCCTATTAAAGAGCTTTGCCGTAAATATGGTATGGCCGTTTCTACTTTTTATAAATGGCGAGATAAATATGGCGGTATGCAATCATCGGACATTAAGCGGTTAAAACAGCTGGAAGCTGAAAATCGTAAACTTAAACAGATGTATGCTGAATTAAGTTTAACTTCTCAGCTCCAGCAAGAAATAATAAAAAAGCTAT TAGTGCCGACGGCAGTTCGTAAGAGTTGGGCACAAACACTACAGTCACAATACTGTATAACAATTAAAATGAGTTGCACTATTGTGAATTTAAGTCGCTGTGCTTACTACTATCAACCTAAATCGGCAGATGACACTATGATTATTTCATTACTTAAGTCAATAACAGACAAGCATTTACGTTGGGGATTTCCTAAGTGTTTTCATCGAATCAGGAAACTGGGATATACGTGGAATCATAAACGGATTTATCGAGTTTATTGTCAGTTAAAACTCAATATTCGTTCTAAACGCAATAAACGATTGCCCCAACGTTATCCAGAGCCATTATCAGTACCAAGTCGTTTGGGAGAATGTTGGTCAATGGATTTTATGAGTGATAGTTCTCAAAATCACCGCCGATTTAGAACCTTTAATGTTATTGATGACTTTAATCGAGAGGCATTAGGCATTGATATTGCGGTCAGTTTATCGGCAGGTAGAATTACCCGTTATTTAGACAGACTGGCTCAATATCACGGTTATCCATTAAAAATACGCGTTGATAATGGCACAGAATTTACCTCAAACAGATTTACAAGTTGGGCAAAATCACATGGAATAACCCTAGATTATATTAAACCAGGTAGTCCTTATCAAAACGGCTATATAGAACGATTTAACCGCACATATCGAACGGAGGTATTAGATCTGTATTTATTTAAAAATCTGGAACAAGTAAGAAAAATAACCGAAGAGTGGTTAGAAATGTATAACACAGAAAGACCGCATGAAGCATTAAATAATATGACACCAATTGAATATAGAAACATGAAGCAAATAGCATGA
- a CDS encoding HNH endonuclease family protein, whose protein sequence is MTEAFKQADITKAEFTDYTWHHLDDFDPITGKTAIELVEISAYEGTFPYAGLVSLFEKHSTCFLDLMEVHMLLLYLILKYD, encoded by the coding sequence TTGACTGAAGCGTTTAAACAAGCTGATATAACGAAAGCAGAATTTACAGATTATACATGGCATCATTTGGATGATTTTGATCCTATAACAGGTAAAACAGCTATAGAGTTAGTTGAAATTTCAGCTTATGAAGGTACTTTCCCTTATGCTGGATTGGTTTCTTTGTTTGAAAAACATTCAACCTGCTTTCTGGATCTTATGGAAGTTCATATGCTATTGCTATATCTCATACTAAAGTATGATTAG